Proteins co-encoded in one Waddlia chondrophila WSU 86-1044 genomic window:
- a CDS encoding NADPH-dependent FMN reductase: protein MNEHPKIIAMAGSMRAGSWNKKLVRIAAAGARKAGAEVTILDLSDYRLPLYDGDLEEAEGVPDKAKALKKLFAEHDGFLFSSPEYNSSISGTFKNMIDWISRPEKGEPSLVAFKGKSAALMSASIGALGGLRGLVHVRAILGNIGVLVLPDQVAISSSQEAFNEDGQLKDPKKLEQTLGLGRQLTELLKKTTID from the coding sequence ATGAACGAACATCCGAAAATCATTGCTATGGCTGGGAGTATGCGTGCAGGCTCCTGGAATAAGAAACTCGTTAGAATCGCTGCTGCCGGTGCTAGAAAAGCTGGCGCTGAAGTCACAATCCTCGATTTGTCTGATTATCGGCTTCCTCTATATGATGGCGATCTTGAAGAAGCTGAAGGAGTGCCGGATAAGGCAAAAGCGTTGAAAAAGTTGTTTGCCGAACATGACGGTTTTTTATTTTCCTCTCCTGAATATAACAGCAGCATATCCGGAACTTTTAAAAACATGATTGATTGGATTTCCCGCCCGGAAAAAGGTGAGCCAAGTTTAGTTGCGTTCAAAGGAAAGTCAGCCGCTTTGATGAGTGCTTCTATTGGAGCGTTGGGAGGTTTGCGAGGCCTTGTCCATGTTAGAGCGATTTTAGGCAATATTGGCGTTTTGGTTTTACCCGATCAGGTTGCCATCTCCTCATCCCAAGAGGCGTTTAATGAAGATGGACAGTTAAAGGATCCAAAGAAGTTGGAACAAACGTTAGGGTTGGGGCGGCAACTGACAGAGCTGCTTAAGAAAACGACTATCGATTAG
- a CDS encoding sodium-translocating pyrophosphatase, protein MTFSYGFVIVCGILALAYGVVTIRSVLKADAGNEQMRKIAGAIQEGARAYLNRQYQVISIVGVVILAILTYLLGIHTGVGFVIGAVLSGIAGYVGMNVSVRANVRTAEAARKGLQPALDVSFRSGAVTGMLVVGLALLGIVFYYLYLLKSGTEFRDILESLVALGFGASLISLFARLGGGIFTKGADVGADLVGKVEAGIPEDDPRNPAVIADNVGDNVGDCAGMAADLFETYVVTIVGTMLLAGIYFTGVVRETLMLYPLLIGAVCILTSIAGTFFVKLGKSNNIMGALYKGFISSAVLSIGAIFLVTQQFLGFDQVFQIGKISFTGMNLFWCALTGLAVTGAIMWITEYYTLTKYRPVKSIAKASESGHGTNIIQGIAISMEATALPVITICIGIIISYLNADLFGIGIAATSMLALAGMIISLDAYGPVTDNAGGIAEMSNLPEDVRKTTDALDAVGNTTKAVTKGYAIGSAGFASLVLFAAFIEDLAHYFPNHECAFVLSDAYVVVGLFIGGLLPYLFGALAMMAVGRAASSVVEEVRRQFREIPGIMDGSGTPDYSRAVDLLTKSAIKEMVVPSLLPVGAPFILCYLIKIFIGENEAFVALGSMLLGVVVTGIFVGLSMTSGGGAWDNAKKHIEDGFFGGKGSEAHHAAVTGDTVGDPYKDTAGPAINPLIKITNIVALLLLAIMSSSMK, encoded by the coding sequence ATGACATTTTCTTATGGATTTGTGATTGTCTGCGGGATTTTGGCGCTTGCTTATGGAGTTGTCACGATTCGCTCAGTTCTTAAAGCTGATGCCGGAAATGAGCAGATGAGAAAAATTGCGGGAGCGATTCAAGAAGGCGCCCGCGCATATCTAAACCGCCAATATCAAGTGATTTCCATTGTGGGAGTCGTGATTTTGGCAATTCTTACCTATCTTTTGGGAATTCATACCGGAGTTGGCTTCGTTATTGGAGCAGTCTTATCGGGAATTGCCGGATATGTGGGGATGAACGTTTCCGTTCGCGCGAACGTGCGGACAGCTGAAGCGGCAAGAAAAGGGCTGCAGCCTGCTTTGGATGTTTCTTTTCGTTCCGGCGCGGTAACAGGAATGCTGGTTGTTGGGCTGGCATTATTAGGAATCGTTTTCTATTACCTTTATCTGCTTAAATCAGGTACGGAATTTAGAGACATTTTGGAGTCTTTAGTCGCTCTTGGATTCGGCGCATCTTTGATTTCATTGTTTGCCCGTCTAGGCGGAGGGATCTTTACCAAAGGTGCTGACGTAGGTGCAGACCTCGTTGGAAAAGTAGAGGCGGGGATTCCTGAGGATGATCCGAGAAACCCAGCTGTGATTGCCGATAACGTAGGCGACAATGTCGGCGATTGCGCAGGCATGGCTGCTGATCTCTTTGAAACTTACGTTGTGACCATTGTAGGAACGATGCTGCTTGCCGGGATCTATTTTACCGGAGTAGTACGTGAAACGTTGATGCTGTATCCATTGTTGATCGGTGCGGTTTGCATTTTGACCTCTATTGCAGGAACATTTTTTGTAAAATTAGGCAAATCCAACAACATCATGGGGGCTTTATATAAAGGCTTCATCAGCTCTGCCGTTTTGTCGATTGGAGCAATCTTTCTTGTTACACAGCAGTTCCTGGGATTTGACCAAGTTTTTCAAATCGGAAAAATCTCCTTTACAGGGATGAACCTTTTTTGGTGTGCGTTGACAGGATTGGCAGTCACTGGCGCAATTATGTGGATTACGGAATATTATACATTGACAAAGTACAGGCCTGTCAAAAGTATCGCGAAAGCGTCTGAGTCCGGACATGGAACAAATATCATCCAGGGGATTGCGATCTCTATGGAGGCGACTGCGCTGCCTGTGATTACGATTTGTATTGGAATCATTATTTCTTACTTGAATGCTGATCTGTTCGGCATCGGGATCGCGGCAACAAGCATGCTGGCGTTAGCCGGAATGATCATTTCTTTAGATGCGTACGGACCGGTAACAGATAATGCCGGAGGGATTGCTGAGATGTCTAATTTGCCGGAAGATGTCAGGAAAACAACAGATGCACTAGACGCTGTAGGGAACACGACAAAAGCGGTGACCAAAGGATATGCAATCGGCTCTGCCGGCTTTGCATCTCTTGTTCTTTTTGCAGCGTTCATTGAGGATCTTGCCCACTATTTTCCAAATCACGAATGTGCCTTTGTCTTATCTGATGCCTATGTAGTGGTTGGACTGTTTATCGGAGGTTTACTCCCTTATCTTTTCGGCGCTTTAGCAATGATGGCGGTTGGAAGAGCTGCAAGTTCTGTTGTTGAGGAAGTGCGTCGGCAATTTCGTGAGATTCCTGGCATTATGGATGGGTCGGGAACGCCTGATTACAGCCGTGCTGTCGATTTATTGACAAAGTCTGCGATCAAAGAAATGGTGGTTCCTTCTCTTCTTCCTGTTGGAGCTCCTTTCATTTTGTGCTACCTCATTAAAATTTTCATTGGAGAGAATGAAGCATTCGTGGCGTTAGGGTCCATGCTGCTTGGTGTTGTTGTGACTGGAATTTTTGTCGGTCTTTCGATGACTTCAGGCGGAGGGGCTTGGGATAATGCCAAGAAGCATATTGAAGATGGATTTTTCGGCGGTAAAGGCTCTGAAGCTCACCATGCCGCAGTAACAGGAGACACCGTTGGCGATCCTTACAAAGATACCGCAGGTCCTGCGATCAATCCATTGATCAAAATCACGAACATCGTGGCTCTTCTTCTGTTGGCGATTATGTCGTCATCAATGAAGTAA
- a CDS encoding chalcone isomerase family protein, with product MNYCRLATYGFTTLIGAFILINSANAAITDKSTGESFPDTETVKFNEKNHRLEATGISTRKKFFVKVYSVAHYMEDPQKGEGNAAFDAILNSDKPKQLFLKWVRSVSGKKVQDGYKESFDKVANREQRRDLQVDIDKYMSFFSRGVSEGDTHQLSWLPDGTIEVVINGNQVGIISNRDFAKTLWSIWFGPKSVVNRNDLISRIR from the coding sequence ATGAATTACTGTAGATTAGCAACTTATGGATTTACGACGCTGATAGGTGCTTTTATCCTGATAAATTCTGCAAACGCAGCAATTACAGATAAGTCAACCGGAGAATCTTTTCCGGATACCGAAACCGTCAAATTCAATGAAAAGAACCACCGTTTAGAGGCCACAGGGATCTCTACTCGAAAGAAATTTTTCGTTAAAGTTTACAGTGTCGCTCATTACATGGAGGATCCTCAAAAAGGAGAAGGCAATGCCGCGTTTGATGCTATCTTAAATTCTGACAAACCGAAACAGCTTTTTCTGAAATGGGTGCGCTCTGTTAGCGGCAAAAAAGTGCAGGATGGATATAAAGAGTCTTTTGATAAAGTTGCCAATCGTGAACAACGAAGAGACCTACAAGTTGACATCGACAAATACATGAGTTTTTTCAGCAGGGGTGTCAGTGAAGGAGATACGCACCAGTTAAGCTGGCTGCCTGATGGCACGATTGAAGTGGTGATTAACGGAAACCAGGTAGGAATCATTAGTAATAGGGATTTTGCGAAAACGCTGTGGAGTATTTGGTTTGGTCCAAAAAGCGTGGTGAATAGAAACGACTTGATCTCCCGCATTCGCTAA
- a CDS encoding histone deacetylase: protein MQHLTGAGHPESPARIASIAEAVRDLPLLAIDAREAREADLLRCHTKGYIQTLIKDVAKCMQSRVHDGRYQLSTGDTQISPLSLLAAVKAAGAVIAGVDAVIREDVKRVFCLVRPPGHHAESDQGMGFCLFNNAAVGARYAQTYKEIEKVAIIDWDVHHGNGTQAIFYDDPTVHYSSTHQFPHYPGTGSREETGIGRGIGTTLNCPINAGKRSREEVLRAFRTEIRPALDKFKPDLIIISAGFDLLEEDPLGGFNATVEDIVELTHIVNKIADVHAEGRIISVLEGGYDIKAIAAAAKAHIHALMS, encoded by the coding sequence ATGCAACATCTTACAGGAGCAGGACACCCTGAGAGTCCTGCTCGTATAGCTTCCATTGCGGAAGCTGTCAGGGATCTGCCGCTGCTAGCAATCGATGCAAGAGAAGCAAGAGAAGCTGATCTTTTACGCTGCCACACTAAAGGGTATATTCAAACGCTGATTAAAGATGTCGCGAAATGCATGCAATCAAGAGTGCATGACGGACGCTACCAGCTAAGTACTGGAGATACTCAGATAAGCCCTCTATCACTTTTAGCTGCAGTCAAAGCTGCAGGAGCTGTGATCGCAGGGGTAGATGCGGTGATCAGAGAAGATGTGAAACGTGTTTTTTGTCTTGTCCGTCCTCCCGGACACCATGCTGAAAGTGATCAAGGGATGGGTTTTTGCCTATTCAATAATGCAGCAGTAGGCGCGCGCTACGCGCAAACATATAAAGAAATCGAAAAGGTTGCAATCATCGACTGGGATGTGCATCACGGAAATGGCACTCAAGCCATTTTCTATGATGATCCTACTGTCCACTATTCCAGTACACACCAATTTCCCCACTATCCTGGAACGGGAAGTCGGGAGGAGACAGGAATTGGACGAGGAATCGGAACAACGCTCAACTGCCCAATTAATGCGGGGAAGAGGTCGAGAGAAGAAGTCTTACGAGCTTTTAGAACAGAAATCAGACCCGCCTTAGATAAGTTCAAACCAGATCTTATCATCATCTCCGCTGGATTCGACCTTCTTGAGGAAGACCCTTTAGGCGGGTTCAATGCAACAGTAGAGGATATCGTAGAACTCACGCACATTGTCAATAAAATTGCCGATGTCCATGCTGAAGGCAGGATTATTTCAGTACTTGAAGGCGGTTACGACATAAAAGCCATTGCCGCTGCCGCTAAAGCACATATTCATGCTCTCATGTCATAA
- a CDS encoding host attachment protein, whose protein sequence is MSKETWVLVANSSVARFFRLDKLQLIEMEAFVNPEGRMQNKDLASDKPGATFDGSGRYPMTKSHTLKEAEVEAFAKKVADRLDLARASGQVNRVFIAANPSFLGLLRGSMTHSCEAIVEKSIDKDITNMKPDEIFGYFPIGL, encoded by the coding sequence ATGAGTAAAGAGACCTGGGTATTAGTTGCAAATAGCTCTGTCGCGCGATTTTTTAGGTTGGATAAACTTCAGCTGATCGAAATGGAAGCGTTTGTCAATCCCGAAGGGCGGATGCAGAACAAAGATCTTGCTTCGGATAAGCCGGGAGCTACTTTTGATGGTTCCGGAAGGTATCCAATGACAAAATCGCATACCCTTAAAGAGGCTGAAGTGGAGGCGTTTGCTAAAAAAGTGGCGGATCGCTTAGACCTTGCCAGGGCTAGTGGGCAAGTCAATAGGGTTTTTATTGCAGCGAATCCGAGTTTTTTGGGGTTGTTAAGGGGATCTATGACCCATTCATGCGAAGCAATCGTGGAAAAATCTATCGATAAGGATATCACCAACATGAAGCCCGACGAGATATTCGGCTATTTCCCTATAGGACTTTAA
- a CDS encoding anion permease, giving the protein MSNQKISIDVKPIQLIFSIFAASIFWMIPIPKGMQPEAWHLLGIFLATIFSIVSKALPIGGCALLALSGLALTNTLSIKEALSGFSYPVIWLVVLAFFVAKSFIKTGLGIRLAYHFVSLIGKKSLGLSYGMALTDLALSPAIPSNTARAGGILFPIVKSLAVAFDSQPTDQPSRRKIGAFLIQSLYQCNIITSAMFITAMAANPMIIEIASEMEIEITWGTWALAALVPGLISLLVIPYLLFKIYPPSIKETPKAQEIAKDRLKELGKVKWQEWVTLGVFIFMMSFWIAGPHLGIDSTTVALAGISILIAAGVLTWNDLIMEKSAWDTMFWFSTLIMMATYLNKLGMIGWVSNAVQDRMQAVDWRIAYPGLVLVFYYIHYLFASNAAHVCSLFSAFCIVGIVSGVPPMLMTFSLAFCSTLSATLTHYGTAPAPILFGSGYVDLVTWWRLGAIVSIAHLLIWLVIGPFWWKLIGLW; this is encoded by the coding sequence ATGTCCAATCAAAAAATCTCTATCGATGTCAAACCGATTCAACTCATCTTTTCTATTTTCGCCGCATCCATTTTCTGGATGATTCCTATTCCGAAAGGAATGCAGCCTGAAGCCTGGCACTTGCTTGGCATTTTTTTAGCAACGATTTTCTCCATTGTTTCCAAAGCTCTTCCGATTGGAGGATGTGCTCTGCTTGCCCTTTCCGGACTGGCTCTGACAAATACCCTTAGCATCAAAGAGGCGCTCAGCGGATTCTCATATCCTGTGATTTGGCTTGTCGTGCTCGCTTTTTTCGTGGCCAAAAGCTTTATCAAAACGGGGCTTGGCATTCGCCTCGCCTACCACTTCGTTTCTTTAATCGGGAAAAAAAGCTTGGGTTTAAGCTATGGCATGGCGCTCACTGATTTAGCACTCTCTCCCGCTATTCCCAGCAACACCGCACGTGCAGGAGGCATCCTTTTCCCCATCGTGAAATCGCTGGCTGTAGCGTTCGATAGCCAGCCGACCGATCAACCTTCTCGAAGAAAAATTGGAGCGTTCCTTATTCAATCACTTTACCAATGCAATATTATCACAAGCGCCATGTTTATCACGGCAATGGCTGCAAATCCGATGATCATTGAAATCGCTTCAGAGATGGAAATAGAAATCACATGGGGAACATGGGCGCTTGCTGCCTTGGTGCCTGGATTGATTAGCTTGCTGGTGATTCCTTATCTTTTATTTAAAATCTATCCACCTTCTATTAAGGAAACGCCAAAAGCGCAAGAAATCGCAAAAGACCGCCTAAAGGAACTTGGCAAAGTCAAGTGGCAGGAATGGGTGACCTTAGGAGTCTTTATCTTCATGATGAGCTTCTGGATTGCAGGACCTCATCTTGGTATCGACAGCACCACCGTGGCCCTGGCCGGTATTTCAATCTTAATCGCAGCAGGAGTGTTGACCTGGAATGATCTCATCATGGAAAAAAGCGCCTGGGATACCATGTTTTGGTTTTCCACGTTAATTATGATGGCGACTTACCTCAATAAACTCGGCATGATCGGATGGGTAAGCAACGCTGTGCAAGACCGCATGCAAGCTGTTGATTGGCGCATCGCTTATCCCGGGTTAGTTCTTGTTTTCTATTATATTCACTACCTATTTGCCAGCAACGCTGCACATGTCTGTTCTCTTTTTTCTGCTTTTTGCATCGTTGGGATTGTTTCCGGAGTCCCTCCTATGCTAATGACTTTTTCTTTAGCTTTTTGCAGCACGCTTTCGGCAACATTAACACATTATGGAACAGCCCCAGCCCCTATTCTCTTCGGATCAGGTTACGTTGATCTTGTGACTTGGTGGAGATTGGGAGCAATTGTCAGCATTGCCCACCTGCTCATTTGGCTGGTGATCGGACCATTCTGGTGGAAGCTGATCGGGCTTTGGTAA
- a CDS encoding SEL1-like repeat protein encodes MRHLLLIYFLFCIASAVSAEENNPEESEAARKLKGYEYLKKANEYYLGDGVPKDYLEAAEYYKKAADLGYPEAHRVLGNMYLHGIGLEKNDTKAFEHFSQAAKEKDSLAEYNLGLMYENGWGVEKNLSSAFEYYERSANAGNPYGQINLGRFYENGISVPNNDQKAFQWYKKAADQGMVSAQNSLGRMYQLGKGVDQDYGKAKEWYLKAAEEGNAFAQFNLGLLYEEGKGVQKDDLEAKKWYEKAAEQENPLAQFRLGWLNEKPEGFSPNDSAAYEWYLKAARQGVLQAQNNVGRMLKKGLGVEENDLEAAKWFRAAAEKGNSAAQNNLGVLYEEGEGVPKDFKLALFWYSQAAENNDSRGLYNLGRVYEFGKGVPKDPSKAYTYYRRAAELGYAPAQLNLGLLYIKGVGVSQSFKSAADWFQKAAEKGNSSAQVNLGLLYSQGKGVLQSDDEAVYWYKKAAEKDNPEAFYLMAAMYESGKGLEKDLKKAIEYYQKAAEGGSGIAQNKLGLLYEIGSGLPQNIGEAVNWYRKSAESGFADGQNNLGRMYEQGIGMKVNFEAAAFWYRQAAGLGSAEGMYNLGRMYEDGLGVGKDIREAVNLYRQAAEKGNEDAEKRLRLYD; translated from the coding sequence ATGAGACATCTGCTACTGATCTATTTCCTTTTTTGCATTGCATCAGCAGTGTCTGCAGAGGAAAACAATCCAGAAGAGAGTGAAGCTGCAAGAAAGTTGAAGGGATATGAGTATCTCAAGAAGGCTAATGAGTACTATTTGGGCGACGGAGTGCCTAAAGATTATTTAGAGGCTGCTGAGTATTACAAGAAAGCAGCTGATTTAGGGTATCCCGAAGCGCATCGGGTCTTGGGAAATATGTACTTGCATGGGATTGGATTGGAAAAAAATGATACCAAAGCTTTTGAGCATTTTTCACAGGCAGCAAAAGAAAAGGACAGCTTGGCGGAATACAACCTCGGATTGATGTATGAAAATGGCTGGGGTGTTGAAAAGAACCTTTCGTCAGCGTTTGAATACTATGAACGTTCCGCTAATGCAGGGAATCCATATGGGCAGATCAATTTAGGAAGATTTTATGAAAATGGGATATCAGTTCCTAACAATGATCAGAAGGCTTTTCAGTGGTACAAGAAGGCTGCTGATCAAGGAATGGTTAGCGCTCAGAATTCTCTTGGCCGAATGTATCAGCTTGGAAAAGGAGTGGATCAAGATTACGGAAAGGCTAAAGAGTGGTATTTAAAGGCTGCTGAAGAGGGAAACGCTTTCGCACAATTTAATTTAGGGCTGTTATATGAAGAAGGGAAAGGGGTTCAAAAAGATGATTTGGAGGCGAAAAAATGGTATGAGAAAGCTGCTGAACAAGAGAATCCTTTAGCCCAGTTTCGCTTAGGTTGGTTAAATGAAAAGCCTGAAGGCTTCAGCCCAAATGATTCAGCGGCGTATGAATGGTACTTAAAAGCTGCTCGGCAAGGCGTTTTGCAAGCACAGAATAATGTGGGGCGCATGTTGAAGAAGGGATTGGGAGTAGAGGAAAATGATTTGGAAGCGGCGAAATGGTTTCGCGCTGCCGCAGAAAAAGGAAATTCCGCAGCCCAAAATAACCTTGGCGTTTTGTATGAAGAGGGAGAAGGGGTTCCAAAAGATTTCAAATTGGCGCTCTTTTGGTATAGTCAAGCCGCAGAAAACAACGATTCCAGAGGATTGTACAATTTGGGACGGGTGTATGAATTTGGAAAAGGTGTGCCGAAGGATCCTTCCAAAGCGTATACTTACTATAGAAGAGCGGCGGAATTAGGATATGCTCCGGCGCAGTTAAATCTTGGCTTACTTTACATAAAAGGAGTTGGGGTTTCGCAAAGTTTTAAGTCAGCTGCTGATTGGTTTCAAAAAGCCGCAGAAAAAGGAAATAGCAGCGCTCAAGTGAATCTTGGTCTCTTGTATAGTCAGGGCAAAGGTGTTCTGCAAAGTGATGATGAAGCCGTTTACTGGTATAAAAAAGCCGCCGAAAAGGATAATCCAGAAGCGTTTTATCTGATGGCTGCTATGTATGAGTCGGGAAAGGGCCTTGAAAAAGATTTGAAAAAAGCGATTGAGTATTATCAAAAAGCTGCTGAAGGCGGCTCGGGAATTGCGCAAAATAAACTGGGGTTGCTTTATGAAATCGGATCGGGTTTGCCTCAAAATATAGGTGAGGCGGTCAATTGGTATCGGAAATCTGCAGAATCAGGATTTGCGGATGGTCAAAATAACTTGGGACGGATGTATGAGCAGGGAATTGGAATGAAAGTGAATTTCGAGGCGGCTGCATTTTGGTATCGGCAAGCCGCGGGTCTAGGGAGTGCGGAAGGGATGTACAATCTTGGCCGTATGTATGAGGATGGCCTTGGAGTGGGCAAAGATATTCGGGAAGCAGTCAATTTATACAGGCAGGCCGCTGAAAAAGGAAACGAAGATGCTGAGAAACGGCTACGCTTGTATGACTAA
- a CDS encoding amino acid permease — MKENRKQNTASKIGVFTLTMINVAAIQSLRNLPVMADMGWASVFFYLAAACCFFIPCALVSAELATGWPSTGGVYTWVKEAFGARWGFVAIWLQWIENVIWYPTVLSFTSATIAYIFHPELAENKYYILTMILGTYWTCNIIDSFGMKTSGFVSSIGVVAGTLAPAALIIILGFFWYLSGHPTQIPFSTDALFPDLSSINNIVFLAGVMLGFAGMEMSAVHAREVDCPQKNYPKAILLSTVIILTVSILGSLSIAIVVPAKEISLVSGIMQAFSAFFNTYHIPWMTQILAGLISAGAISMVSTWIIGPSKGLYQTAHEGHLPPFFHKKNRNGMPIAIMFFQGVIVSLLCLAFLFMPTISSSYWILNDLTALLYLLMYMLMFLAAIRLRYTQKNVRREYRIPGGKTIGMWIVAGIGFCSSVFGFCIGFFPPSQLDGINIRSFQLFLTAGVVIMFGIPLVIYSCQKDHWQIDQ, encoded by the coding sequence ATGAAAGAGAATCGAAAACAAAACACAGCTTCTAAGATCGGCGTATTCACACTCACGATGATTAATGTTGCAGCGATACAAAGCTTGCGCAATCTCCCGGTAATGGCCGATATGGGATGGGCCTCAGTTTTTTTCTACCTCGCAGCAGCCTGCTGCTTTTTCATCCCTTGCGCATTGGTATCGGCTGAATTAGCAACGGGATGGCCCTCTACCGGAGGGGTTTATACATGGGTCAAAGAAGCTTTCGGAGCCAGATGGGGATTTGTCGCCATCTGGCTTCAGTGGATAGAAAATGTCATCTGGTACCCGACTGTCCTCTCTTTCACTTCTGCGACAATCGCCTACATTTTCCATCCTGAATTAGCCGAAAATAAATACTATATCCTGACAATGATTCTTGGAACCTACTGGACTTGCAATATCATCGACTCTTTCGGTATGAAAACCTCAGGTTTTGTCAGCAGCATAGGAGTGGTTGCAGGGACGCTAGCTCCGGCAGCTCTCATCATCATCCTCGGCTTTTTTTGGTACCTATCCGGACACCCCACGCAAATTCCTTTTTCAACGGACGCGCTATTCCCCGACCTCTCTTCCATCAACAATATTGTGTTTCTTGCCGGAGTGATGCTTGGCTTTGCCGGAATGGAGATGTCTGCTGTTCATGCCAGAGAAGTTGACTGTCCGCAAAAAAACTATCCGAAAGCCATCCTATTATCGACAGTGATCATCTTAACTGTTTCAATCCTAGGCTCTCTTTCGATTGCGATCGTCGTTCCCGCAAAAGAGATCAGCCTGGTATCGGGAATCATGCAAGCCTTCTCTGCTTTTTTCAACACGTATCACATCCCCTGGATGACACAAATCCTGGCAGGATTAATCTCCGCAGGGGCTATCTCAATGGTCAGCACCTGGATCATCGGCCCTAGCAAAGGACTCTATCAAACGGCACATGAAGGGCATCTTCCTCCCTTCTTTCATAAAAAAAACCGCAACGGCATGCCAATTGCCATCATGTTTTTCCAAGGCGTTATCGTTTCACTGCTATGCCTGGCGTTTCTTTTTATGCCTACGATCAGCAGCTCCTACTGGATCTTAAACGATCTCACCGCTCTGCTCTACTTGCTGATGTATATGCTGATGTTTCTAGCTGCTATCCGACTCCGCTATACTCAAAAAAATGTTCGCCGCGAATACCGCATTCCGGGAGGCAAGACCATCGGCATGTGGATCGTAGCAGGAATCGGCTTTTGCTCCTCAGTTTTCGGTTTTTGCATCGGTTTTTTCCCTCCTTCTCAACTTGACGGCATCAATATAAGATCGTTCCAATTATTTTTGACTGCCGGAGTTGTCATCATGTTTGGAATCCCTTTGGTGATCTACTCCTGCCAAAAAGATCATTGGCAAATTGACCAATAA